A window of Lacibacter sediminis contains these coding sequences:
- a CDS encoding fasciclin domain-containing protein has protein sequence MKKSQVLRNGAIALAAFTLMGSISSCKKKNDPAPNTLVEVANSAGLTSLVATVEAAGLTNTLRGPGPFTVFAPTNAAFTTAAFPSNTPVATLQSVLLYHVFDGKVLAAAVPTTLTAIASKNATTDTLYVKRVGNDVFVNGQRVTTANAEASNGVAHVIGRVLIPAGGRNIVQVAVAAAPALDSLVRAVTLASAGTAAGSADNIAEILSTINGATVFAPTNQAFTDLLAQLGYTSLSQIPVATLRAVLKHHVVGGVRVFSNDVAAGNVGMANGTNAVIAVSGGNATIKGSGATSVTATIVATDIMAKNGVVHLINKVILP, from the coding sequence ATGAAAAAAAGCCAGGTCTTACGTAACGGGGCAATAGCCCTCGCTGCCTTTACACTTATGGGCAGTATCAGCAGTTGTAAAAAGAAAAATGATCCAGCTCCCAACACGCTGGTGGAAGTTGCAAATTCAGCCGGACTTACTTCGTTGGTAGCAACAGTGGAAGCAGCGGGTTTAACCAATACACTCAGAGGTCCCGGTCCATTCACTGTATTTGCACCAACAAATGCGGCTTTTACAACAGCAGCTTTTCCTTCCAACACACCTGTAGCAACTTTGCAAAGCGTATTGTTGTATCATGTGTTTGATGGTAAAGTATTGGCCGCAGCCGTTCCAACAACATTAACCGCAATCGCTTCAAAAAATGCAACGACAGATACATTGTATGTGAAGCGTGTAGGTAATGATGTGTTTGTAAACGGACAGCGTGTAACAACTGCCAACGCAGAAGCTTCTAACGGTGTAGCACATGTGATTGGTCGTGTGTTGATTCCTGCAGGCGGACGAAACATTGTGCAGGTAGCTGTTGCTGCAGCACCGGCACTCGATTCATTGGTTCGTGCAGTTACGCTTGCAAGTGCTGGTACAGCAGCTGGCAGTGCTGACAACATCGCTGAAATATTATCAACAATTAATGGCGCCACTGTTTTTGCACCAACAAACCAGGCGTTTACTGATCTCCTGGCTCAATTAGGGTATACCAGTTTATCACAGATTCCGGTTGCAACACTCAGAGCGGTATTGAAACACCATGTGGTGGGCGGTGTACGAGTGTTCTCTAACGATGTTGCGGCAGGTAATGTCGGTATGGCGAATGGAACAAATGCTGTTATCGCTGTTTCAGGAGGTAACGCAACAATTAAAGGAAGCGGAGCAACAAGTGTAACAGCTACAATTGTGGCAACAGATATTATGGCGAAAAACGGGGTAGTTCACCTCATCAACAAAGTAATTCTTCCATAA
- a CDS encoding glycosyltransferase family protein, with translation MNNRFVFAVQGEGRGHLTQAIATYEMLIARGHTVCAVLIGSSSRREIPSFVRERIKAPIITYRSPNFVTDKENKSIRIDKTIVKNMLQWRTYRKSMRLIREAIAQYKPDLLLNFYEPLIGLSSVFKKLDTKIISIAHQFIYLHPEFQFPEEGNKSDAFAIKQYTKLTAKGSDKLLALSFYPLNQSSYKKVLISPPLLRKEVFQQEVFEGDHILVYLLNSGYMQDIISWHKEHPEIVLHCFTDSATVKGKWHFDETLCFHSLDDQKFLQYMASAKALVTTAGFESVCEAMYFGKPVLMVPVKGHFEQWCNARDGAKAGAGTHADSFNLDVLLDYMPPYKNNSEAFQQWSKTTKHIMLQCFSDVLHQPMEEDLIEEKSTPYFQFHPMLSLNQQLGHS, from the coding sequence ATGAACAACCGTTTTGTATTTGCTGTGCAGGGCGAAGGGCGTGGTCATTTAACCCAGGCCATTGCCACTTATGAAATGCTTATTGCACGTGGTCATACTGTTTGTGCAGTGTTGATCGGGAGTAGCAGTCGCAGGGAGATCCCTTCGTTTGTTCGTGAACGTATTAAAGCGCCCATCATTACTTACCGCAGTCCAAACTTTGTCACCGATAAAGAAAACAAATCGATCCGTATTGACAAAACGATCGTGAAGAATATGCTGCAATGGCGAACATACCGCAAAAGCATGCGGCTGATCCGTGAAGCAATTGCCCAATACAAACCCGATCTGTTGCTGAATTTTTATGAACCTTTGATCGGTCTGTCATCTGTATTTAAAAAGCTGGATACCAAAATTATTTCCATTGCTCACCAGTTTATTTACCTGCATCCGGAGTTTCAATTTCCGGAAGAAGGGAATAAGAGCGATGCATTTGCGATTAAGCAATACACAAAGCTCACCGCTAAAGGTTCCGATAAACTATTGGCACTTTCCTTTTATCCATTAAACCAGTCATCGTACAAAAAAGTGTTGATCTCACCACCATTGCTTCGCAAAGAAGTATTTCAGCAGGAAGTATTTGAAGGCGATCATATTCTTGTGTACCTGCTCAACTCCGGTTACATGCAGGATATCATCAGCTGGCACAAAGAGCATCCTGAAATTGTTCTGCATTGTTTTACTGATAGCGCTACTGTAAAAGGCAAATGGCATTTTGATGAAACGCTTTGTTTTCATTCATTAGATGATCAGAAGTTTTTACAATACATGGCAAGCGCAAAAGCACTCGTTACAACAGCAGGTTTTGAAAGCGTGTGTGAAGCGATGTATTTTGGTAAACCTGTATTGATGGTACCGGTGAAAGGACATTTTGAACAATGGTGCAATGCAAGAGATGGAGCCAAAGCCGGTGCCGGCACACATGCTGATTCGTTTAATCTTGATGTATTACTTGATTACATGCCGCCTTATAAAAACAACAGTGAAGCATTTCAGCAATGGAGTAAAACAACGAAACACATCATGCTGCAATGTTTTTCAGATGTGTTACATCAGCCGATGGAAGAGGATTTGATTGAAGAAAAATCAACACCTTATTTTCAGTTTCATCCTATGCTTTCCCTTAACCAACAGTTGGGACATAGTTAA
- a CDS encoding UDP-2,3-diacylglucosamine diphosphatase, giving the protein MKTYYKTIILSDIHLGIRNSRVKEAVDFLSHHKCDTLILNGDIIDGWQLRKSGEWKKKHTSFFRIIMKYMHKYNTKVIYLRGNHDDFLDEILPFSFGQFIIKRHHILQSADKKYYVVHGDIFDTVTTKLKWLAKLGDIGYTFLLWLNRHYNHYRTKRGLPYYSLSQVVKAKVKSAVSFISDYEEQLCEVAAANHCDGVICGHIHQAADKTINNIHYLNSGDWVETMSALVETENGEWNIVYYNEWLQQQTPAETTYTTVQNTATYFPSLTPELL; this is encoded by the coding sequence GTGAAGACCTATTACAAAACAATTATCCTCTCCGACATCCACCTTGGTATCCGTAATTCACGGGTAAAAGAGGCTGTGGACTTTTTAAGCCATCACAAATGTGATACGCTTATTCTGAACGGTGACATCATCGATGGCTGGCAACTCCGTAAATCAGGTGAATGGAAAAAGAAACACACTTCCTTTTTCCGCATCATTATGAAGTACATGCACAAATACAATACAAAGGTGATTTACCTGCGGGGTAACCATGACGATTTTCTTGATGAGATATTACCCTTCTCCTTTGGACAATTCATTATAAAGCGCCATCACATTCTGCAAAGTGCCGACAAGAAATACTATGTGGTGCATGGTGATATTTTTGATACTGTTACAACCAAATTAAAATGGCTCGCCAAGCTGGGTGATATTGGTTATACATTTTTACTCTGGCTCAACCGGCATTACAATCACTACCGCACCAAAAGAGGATTACCTTATTACTCTTTATCGCAGGTAGTAAAAGCAAAGGTTAAATCAGCAGTTTCCTTTATTTCTGATTATGAAGAACAGTTGTGTGAAGTGGCGGCGGCAAATCATTGCGATGGTGTTATCTGCGGACATATTCACCAGGCAGCTGATAAAACTATTAACAATATCCATTACCTCAACAGTGGCGATTGGGTGGAGACAATGAGCGCATTGGTTGAAACTGAAAACGGCGAATGGAATATTGTTTATTATAACGAGTGGCTGCAGCAACAAACACCCGCAGAAACAACTTATACAACCGTACAAAACACTGCTACTTATTTTCCAAGTTTAACACCTGAATTACTATGA
- a CDS encoding LytR/AlgR family response regulator transcription factor → MNTKKIVIIEDEQLAAERLVILLKQYDPSIEIIKHLYSVEESIQWLSTNAHPDLLFLDIQLADGFCFDIFKQVNYSKPIIFTTAYHEYALDAFQLCSIDYLLKPVTAEALTKAMQKFIQLQSNFSVINYNQLSDFFDNASFKSRFLGKAGQRMFFVETSEVQFFQADDKIVYLVDKEGNKLTVDYTLDRLEGLLNPKEFFRLNRKYIARFSSIAQIKPYVNSRLKLLLRNGSKTEEVVLSRERVQEFKTWAEA, encoded by the coding sequence ATGAACACAAAAAAGATCGTGATTATTGAAGATGAGCAACTGGCGGCTGAAAGGCTGGTGATTCTCCTGAAACAATATGATCCTTCAATTGAAATTATAAAGCATCTCTACAGTGTAGAAGAAAGTATTCAATGGTTAAGTACAAATGCACACCCGGATCTGCTGTTCCTGGATATTCAACTGGCTGATGGATTTTGTTTTGATATTTTTAAACAGGTGAATTACAGTAAGCCTATTATTTTTACAACAGCCTATCATGAGTATGCACTGGATGCATTTCAACTATGCAGTATTGATTACCTGTTAAAACCTGTAACTGCAGAAGCGTTAACAAAAGCTATGCAGAAGTTTATACAGCTTCAGTCGAATTTCTCTGTTATTAATTACAATCAGTTGTCTGATTTTTTTGACAATGCTTCATTTAAATCCAGATTCCTTGGCAAAGCAGGACAACGTATGTTTTTTGTTGAAACATCGGAGGTGCAGTTTTTCCAGGCCGATGATAAAATTGTGTACCTCGTAGATAAAGAGGGGAATAAACTTACTGTTGATTATACGTTGGACAGACTTGAAGGATTGTTGAATCCAAAGGAATTTTTTCGTCTCAATAGAAAATATATTGCCCGCTTCAGCAGCATTGCACAAATAAAGCCCTATGTAAACAGTCGACTTAAATTACTTTTACGCAACGGATCTAAAACAGAAGAAGTGGTGCTAAGCCGTGAACGGGTTCAGGAATTTAAGACATGGGCCGAAGCTTAA
- a CDS encoding TlpA family protein disulfide reductase: protein MKKLLAIVLLLWATQLSAQDGPTAGSALRSLSGVDMISGKVIDVVFREAKEYTLFHFWKSESDSCIKQFPALVTLIKDYESKITVYGFPYEYKQQIPAAKAMTAKYKLNWAHLLQYRQTNPEGANVIDVLKINEFPTYMLLDKEGMILVRSGSLEDVQVVLKRLD, encoded by the coding sequence ATGAAAAAACTACTTGCCATAGTTCTGTTGTTGTGGGCAACACAACTCAGTGCCCAGGACGGTCCCACTGCCGGCTCAGCTTTGCGTTCACTTTCAGGTGTTGATATGATCTCCGGCAAAGTGATCGATGTAGTGTTCAGGGAAGCGAAAGAATATACATTGTTCCATTTCTGGAAAAGCGAAAGCGACAGTTGCATCAAACAGTTTCCTGCACTTGTTACACTTATTAAAGATTACGAATCCAAGATCACCGTGTATGGTTTTCCTTACGAATACAAACAGCAAATACCTGCTGCAAAAGCCATGACGGCAAAGTATAAACTCAACTGGGCGCATTTGCTGCAATACAGGCAAACAAATCCGGAAGGAGCCAACGTAATTGATGTATTGAAAATAAATGAGTTTCCTACTTATATGTTGCTGGATAAAGAAGGAATGATCCTGGTGAGATCTGGTTCTTTGGAAGATGTGCAGGTTGTGCTGAAGAGGTTAGATTAA
- a CDS encoding mandelate racemase/muconate lactonizing enzyme family protein, which produces MQLQITSVELYKLRIPLKQPFVISLGAQYDADNVLVIIRTNKGISGYGECSPYMSINGESMDTCFIVGQYLAGLLKGKDPLRIEECVLAMDRLITRNESIKSAFDMALYDIAAQFMNQPLYQLLGGTKNKVISTDMTVGLGSPEKMANEAVEYKAAGFPSIKVKLGTTTEEDVARIKAIRTAIGNELPLRIDANQGWSVETAIDTLQALSTYGIEHCEEPIARWNYMALPEVRKNSPIKIMSDESCFDEHDAERLAKLNACDYFNVKLGKSGGIWHALKIVEVAKANKLKLQVGCFMESRLAITALVHFAYSSDLIVHYDLDTPLMLKEDPVVGGMKFLENGIVEIDEAVGIGATVDEAYLKNCETVVV; this is translated from the coding sequence ATGCAATTACAAATCACTTCTGTTGAGTTATACAAACTGCGTATTCCGTTAAAACAACCCTTTGTTATTTCACTGGGAGCACAATACGATGCTGACAATGTACTTGTGATCATTCGCACCAACAAAGGCATTAGCGGTTATGGCGAATGCAGCCCCTACATGAGTATCAATGGCGAAAGCATGGATACTTGCTTTATCGTTGGACAATATCTCGCCGGATTACTGAAAGGAAAAGATCCGTTACGCATTGAAGAATGTGTGTTGGCAATGGACAGGCTTATTACACGTAACGAAAGTATTAAGAGTGCCTTTGACATGGCACTCTATGATATTGCTGCGCAATTCATGAATCAGCCCCTGTATCAGTTACTTGGTGGGACAAAAAATAAAGTAATCTCTACTGATATGACGGTGGGACTTGGTTCTCCCGAAAAGATGGCGAACGAAGCAGTTGAATACAAAGCAGCGGGCTTCCCTTCCATTAAAGTAAAACTTGGTACAACAACAGAAGAAGATGTTGCACGCATAAAAGCAATACGAACTGCAATTGGCAATGAATTACCCTTGCGTATTGATGCAAATCAAGGTTGGTCTGTTGAAACAGCGATTGATACATTGCAGGCATTATCAACTTACGGCATTGAACATTGCGAAGAACCGATTGCCCGTTGGAACTATATGGCATTACCTGAAGTAAGAAAGAACAGCCCCATTAAGATCATGAGTGATGAAAGTTGTTTTGATGAACATGATGCAGAACGCTTAGCTAAACTCAACGCCTGTGATTATTTTAATGTAAAGCTGGGAAAGAGTGGCGGCATCTGGCATGCATTAAAGATCGTGGAAGTTGCCAAAGCAAATAAGTTGAAACTGCAGGTTGGTTGTTTTATGGAGAGCCGCTTGGCCATCACAGCTTTGGTGCATTTTGCTTACAGCAGCGATCTCATTGTTCATTACGATCTTGATACACCATTAATGCTGAAAGAAGATCCTGTTGTTGGCGGTATGAAGTTTCTTGAGAATGGTATTGTGGAAATTGATGAGGCGGTTGGGATTGGTGCAACGGTTGATGAAGCGTATTTGAAGAACTGTGAGACGGTTGTAGTTTAA
- a CDS encoding sensor histidine kinase produces the protein MFFQNKYRYWFILALAVYTYVNTAICRVYDYFELPIYWYQAFLSILLITFLSWEWSRLIQPSFSKWFHGDEHINKRLLSFFGLGLAGSIILTIMTVVSFEVFVLHVPMSLDNPLKLTLTYASLITLLFHLLNAVVFYMQKYKSKQLEAEELLRMNTQAQLQSIRSQINPHFLFNNLNVLSSLVMKSSDEANDFIEAFSKVYHYILRNQDKELIELQKEVDFLQPYMYLLQKRFPAGIELKTEIDERWNHAYVVPVALQMLVENAIKHNIVSHIKPLEIKIKANGTAVLEVSNNLQPKANREPSSNIGLNNINQRYELITGRKIEVVKNQHEFKVSLPLIEIG, from the coding sequence ATGTTTTTTCAGAATAAATACCGCTACTGGTTCATTCTGGCGCTGGCTGTTTATACCTATGTAAATACAGCTATTTGCCGGGTGTACGATTATTTCGAGTTACCTATTTATTGGTACCAGGCTTTCCTGAGTATATTGCTCATTACGTTTCTTAGCTGGGAGTGGAGCAGGTTGATTCAGCCTTCATTCAGCAAATGGTTCCATGGCGATGAACACATCAACAAACGCCTGCTTTCCTTTTTTGGCTTGGGTTTAGCCGGAAGTATCATTTTAACAATAATGACAGTCGTGTCGTTTGAAGTATTTGTGTTACATGTACCTATGTCGCTGGATAATCCGTTGAAGTTAACGCTCACTTATGCATCACTCATTACACTCTTGTTTCATTTATTAAATGCTGTTGTTTTTTATATGCAGAAATATAAATCGAAACAGCTGGAGGCAGAAGAGTTGTTACGTATGAACACACAGGCACAATTGCAAAGTATCCGGTCGCAGATCAATCCGCATTTTTTATTCAACAATCTGAATGTATTGTCTTCACTGGTGATGAAAAGCAGTGATGAAGCGAATGATTTTATCGAAGCATTTTCAAAAGTGTATCATTATATTTTGCGTAACCAGGATAAGGAGTTGATCGAATTGCAGAAGGAAGTGGATTTCTTACAACCTTATATGTATCTGCTGCAAAAGCGTTTCCCTGCCGGCATTGAATTGAAAACAGAAATTGATGAGCGATGGAATCATGCCTATGTTGTTCCGGTTGCCTTGCAGATGTTGGTAGAGAATGCAATTAAACACAACATCGTATCACATATCAAACCACTGGAAATAAAAATCAAAGCAAATGGAACGGCAGTACTTGAAGTGAGCAATAACCTTCAGCCCAAGGCTAACCGTGAGCCTTCGTCAAATATTGGATTGAATAATATTAACCAGCGGTATGAATTGATAACTGGCAGAAAAATTGAAGTAGTAAAGAACCAACACGAATTTAAAGTTAGTCTTCCCTTAATTGAAATAGGATGA
- a CDS encoding DNA-3-methyladenine glycosylase family protein: MHYIPHLSKDKKLKKVLDAQEPHILVKRKKIYLYLCASIMSQQLSTKVADVIYKRFLALYGKKEPTAQQILDTPFETLRGIGLSNAKTNYVHNVCRFFIDEKLSDAQLYKMSDEAVIEKLTQIKGVGRWTTEMILMFALQHEDVLPVDDLGIQQAMIKLYKIEYENKKELYEKMQKHATKWKPYRTYACVHLWKWKDNKPPVDKTK, from the coding sequence ATGCATTACATTCCGCATCTCTCAAAAGATAAAAAACTAAAGAAAGTACTTGACGCACAGGAACCACACATATTGGTGAAGCGTAAGAAGATCTACCTGTATCTCTGTGCATCGATCATGAGTCAGCAGTTGAGTACCAAAGTGGCTGATGTGATCTACAAACGTTTTCTCGCATTGTATGGAAAGAAAGAACCAACTGCACAACAGATACTCGACACACCGTTTGAAACATTGCGTGGCATTGGATTGAGCAATGCAAAGACAAACTATGTACACAACGTTTGCCGCTTTTTTATTGATGAGAAGCTCTCCGATGCCCAGCTGTATAAAATGAGTGATGAAGCAGTGATTGAAAAACTGACGCAAATAAAAGGTGTAGGACGATGGACCACAGAAATGATCCTGATGTTTGCATTGCAACACGAAGATGTTTTGCCTGTTGATGATCTTGGTATACAGCAGGCTATGATCAAACTATATAAGATCGAGTACGAAAACAAAAAGGAACTTTACGAGAAAATGCAGAAACATGCAACCAAATGGAAGCCTTACCGCACTTATGCTTGTGTACATCTGTGGAAATGGAAGGATAATAAGCCACCGGTTGATAAAACGAAGTAA
- a CDS encoding DUF5602 domain-containing protein yields the protein MKKQIFQVLMLLFLINSIFSSCKKSFDDPVSKIDEKFPENDASLVVMPGSGSFSSSVNGRNEEKYNTFYGAQVQIGNGHVRSWINITHSGRPLAIGLEMTGGALTNLPEDPNDHMAATWHLKLHQKAHAVTPFDHIMLNWNVMGHEPPPIYGLPHFDMHFYKVGMNEVMNMSDPVKFNLLPPPGYIPAAYLFTGGVPMMGSHWVDLMSPELLPPADPNYAAFTHTMIYGSYDGEVIFVEPMITRAFLQSGATVHKWYRQPMHFDPSNTYYPQRYNIWKAEKNGRHYVALDEMMMR from the coding sequence ATGAAAAAACAAATTTTTCAGGTGTTGATGTTATTGTTTTTGATCAACAGCATCTTTAGTTCCTGCAAGAAATCATTTGATGATCCTGTTTCAAAAATTGATGAAAAATTTCCTGAGAATGACGCCAGCCTTGTGGTAATGCCGGGCAGTGGTTCTTTTTCTTCCTCAGTTAATGGCAGAAACGAAGAGAAGTACAATACGTTCTATGGTGCGCAAGTGCAAATAGGGAACGGGCATGTGCGTTCATGGATCAACATAACGCACAGCGGCAGACCATTGGCAATTGGACTTGAAATGACAGGTGGTGCATTAACCAATCTTCCTGAAGATCCAAATGATCATATGGCAGCAACGTGGCACTTAAAACTGCATCAAAAAGCGCATGCAGTTACTCCTTTTGATCACATCATGCTCAACTGGAATGTAATGGGACATGAGCCGCCGCCAATTTATGGGTTACCACATTTCGACATGCATTTTTATAAAGTAGGCATGAATGAAGTGATGAATATGTCTGATCCTGTTAAATTCAATCTGCTTCCGCCTCCGGGTTATATTCCTGCTGCTTATTTGTTTACAGGTGGTGTGCCTATGATGGGATCGCATTGGGTTGATCTGATGTCGCCTGAATTGTTACCTCCGGCAGATCCAAACTATGCAGCATTTACACATACCATGATTTATGGTTCTTACGATGGCGAAGTTATTTTTGTTGAACCAATGATCACACGGGCGTTTCTTCAATCGGGTGCAACTGTGCATAAATGGTACAGGCAACCAATGCATTTCGATCCTTCTAATACCTATTATCCTCAACGATATAATATCTGGAAAGCTGAAAAGAACGGAAGGCATTATGTAGCGCTTGACGAAATGATGATGCGATAA